In Cryptomeria japonica chromosome 10, Sugi_1.0, whole genome shotgun sequence, a genomic segment contains:
- the LOC131052618 gene encoding protein CYPRO4 has translation MGGAQSREGVLDSSDSESEDNFSTPNGKPIKSKNAEDLTASLQDLNLNNNNGIGSSNANDKGPRVKLYRHIGGNTPKSQWVVSDNLVVIRFVRERDQDEDKDDDDDDVSEEEEEEEEEGEASKKGIGGWMLTVGSKVRARMDDRLQIKMFDDQLRVDFVSKGVWAVKFLNREDYRNFVVESQNCIFENRYLMAATEANKVKVFGKDFMGWANPEQADDSVWEDAEDDVQMPSSHVVNDLKEQTEETGGTGGIQSLAMGAGSHSFLVGESGVEAVKNLYNGIQGKGSVVKFKLGELRSGGSGSTSFSTPKKALLMRAETNMLLMSPAMEGKPYSTGVHQLDIESGKVVTEWKFEKDGTSITMRDVANNNKGAQLDASESTFLGLDDNRLCRWDMRVKYGNVQDIDSPVLNWTEGHQFSRGTNFQCFATTGDGCVVVGSADGKIRLYGTRSMRMAKTAFPGLGSPVTHVDVTYDGKWVLGTTDTYLILVSTVFTDKDGKNKTGFTGRMGNKIAAPRLLKLTPLDSHNAGNSKFHGGQFSWVTESGKQERHLVASVGNFTVIWNFRQVKNSNHECYKSQEGLKSCYCYNIVPKDDSVVDSRFMHEKYAVTDNPEAPLVVATPKKVSSFSIASGR, from the exons ATGGGTGGGGCTCAGAGCAGGGAGGGGGTGTTAGATAGTTCGGATTCCGAGTCCGAAGATAATTTTTCAACTCCCAATGGAAAACCCATTAAATCCAAAAATGCAGAGGATCTCACTGCCAGTCTTCAAGACCTCAACCTCAACAATAACAATGGCATTGGCAGTAGCAATGCGAATGACAAGGGGCCCAGGGTTAAATTGTATAGGCACATTGGGGGCAACACCCCCAAATCCCAATGGGTAGTCTCCGATAACCTTGTCGTCATCAGGTTTGTCCGTGAGAGAGACCAAGATGAGGACaaggatgatgacgatgacgacgtgagcgaggaggaggaggaggaggaggaggagggtgaGGCGAGTAAGAAGGGAATCGGAGGCTGGATGCTCACTGTGGGGTCGAAGGTTCGAGCCAGAATGGATGATCGTCTGCAGATCAAAATGTTTGATGATCAATTGAGAGTGGACTTTGTCTCAAAGGGTGTCTGGGCTGTCAAATTTTTGAACAGGGAAGATTACAGGAACTTTGTTGTGGAATCACAGAATTGCATTTTTGAGAATAGGTACCTTATGGCCGCCACAGAGGCTAACAAGGTTAAGGTCTTTGGTAAGGATTTTATGGGTTGGGCTAATCCCGAACAGGCTGATGATTCTGTGTGGGAGGATGCAGAGGATGATGTTCAAATGCCTAGTAGTCATGTGGTGAATGATTTGAAGGAGCAGACTGAGGAGACAGGGGGTACTGGGGGAATTCAAAGTTTGGCCATGGGCGCTGGGAGTCATAGCTTTTTAGTCGGGGAATCAGGGGTTGAGGCAGTGAAGAATCTGTACAATGGTATCCAGGGCAAGGGTTCAGTGGTAAAGTTTAAGTTGGGAGAACTGAGGTCTGGGGGCTCTGGAAGTACATCTTTCTCGACACCCAAAAAGGCATTGCTCATGAGGGCTGAGACCAATATGTTGCTAATGAGCCCTGCAATGGAGGGGAAGCCTTATTCTACTGGGGTTCATCAGCTGGACATTGAGAGTGGAAAGGTTGTAACGGAGTGGAAATTTGAGAAGGATGGGACCTCCATTACAATGAGAGATGTGGCCAATAATAACAAGGGTGCACAATTGGATGCTTCGGAATCAACTTTCTTAGGGTTGGATGACAACAGATTGTGTAGGTGGGACATGAGGGTCAAGTATGGCAATGTGCAGGATATTGATAGCCCTGTGTTGAATTGGACAGAGGGCCATCAGTTTTCTAGAGGGACCAATTTCCAGTGCTTTGCTACTACAGGTGATGGGTGTGTTGTTGTTGGTTCTGCTGATGGGAAGATTAGGCTCTATGGGACGAGATCAATGAGGATGGCTAAGACAGCATTTCCTGGCCTTGGTTCGCCAGTGACTCATGTGGATGTTACCTATGATGGAAAGTGGGTTCTGGGGACTACTGATACTTATCTGATTCTTGTCAGTACTGTTTTCACGGATAAAGATGGGAAGAACAAGACTGGATTTACTGGTAGAATGGGGAACAAGATTGCAGCTCCAAGGCTTCTTAAGCTAACTCCTCTGGATTCACATAATGCAGGAAATAGCAAGTTTCATGGTGGGCAATTTTCTTGG GTTACCGAGAGTGGCAAGCAGGAGAGGCATCTTGTTGCCAGTGTTGGTAATTTTACCGTCATTTGGAATTTCAGACAAGTCAAAAACAGCAATCATGAATGCTATAAGAGCCAAGAGGGTTTGAAAAGCTGTTACTGTTACAACATCGTTCCAAAAGATGATTCTGTTGTAGATAGTAGATTTATGCATGAGAAATATGCCGTTACAGATAACCCCGAAGCTCCTCTGGTTGTTGCAACACCTAAGAAAGTGAGCTCTTTCAGCATAGCATCTGGCAGATGA